One window from the genome of Amaranthus tricolor cultivar Red isolate AtriRed21 chromosome 9, ASM2621246v1, whole genome shotgun sequence encodes:
- the LOC130824582 gene encoding uncharacterized protein LOC130824582, protein MSRFLFTWMPNQEFHSSCNTLEDCEKTRHEHCSVCMAANMVAYIRHMIDEDWLTLFLAKLSKAENLFEFKHQKFMLYDEKEKMIDDIRLFSNYARSSAQDAIKTLKSIPVAARRALPVVVSVEGFLLSIPSIGFKYCPSLEISAEFRPRVPLGGGHTSFA, encoded by the exons ATGAGCAGATTCCTCTTCACGTGGATGCCAAATCAGGAATTTCATTCATCCTGCAACACTTTGGAAGATTGCGAGAAAACTCGGCATGAGCATTGCAGCGTGTGCATGGCTGCCAACATGGTAGCTTACATTCGTCATATGATTGACGAAGACTGGCTGACGCTGTTCCTGGCAAAATTGTCGAAGGCTGagaatttatttgaatttaaacaTCAGAAATTCATGCTTTATGATGAAAAGGAGAAAATGATCGACGATATAAGGTTATTTTCCAACTATGCAAGGTCGTCAGCACAAGACGCTATAAAAACCTTGAAATCGATTCCTGTTGCTGCTCGAAGAGCTTTACCTGTTGTAGTCAGCGTGGAAGGGTTCCTGTTAAGCATTCCA AGCATTGGTTTCAAATATTGTCCTTCATTGGAAATATCAGCAGAATTCAGGCCAAGAGTTCCACTTGGTGGAGGACATACTTCTTTTGCTTAG